One Kazachstania africana CBS 2517 chromosome 9, complete genome genomic region harbors:
- the SCW10 gene encoding putative family 17 glucosidase (similar to Saccharomyces cerevisiae SCW4 (YGR279C) and SCW10 (YMR305C); ancestral locus Anc_5.15), giving the protein MRFANLVSLALLSSCINAAPAPQHHEHREKRDAAVVTTTVETNVNVVVGTSGAAEEAVNDAASVAASSATTTATTSTSSTSTSTSTDSSSTSSGSAKGLSYSPYNSDGSCKALSDVKTDLANLTDYSIIRLYGVDCQQVENVLQAKQSSQKLFLGIYYMDAIESGVSTIQSAIESYGSWDDVYTVSIGNELVNSGSATASQIEGYVNSGKTALTAAGYTGPVVSVDTFTAVIDNTELCNYSDYIAVNAHAYFDYYTAAADAGTWLKTQISRVSDACGGNKTVLITESGWPSQGETYGSAVPSKANQEAAISSIKSNCGDSTILFTAYNDLWKADGSYGVEKWWGVYSRD; this is encoded by the coding sequence ATGCGTTTTGCTAATCTAGTTTCCCTCGCTCTCTTATCCAGTTGTATTAATGCTGCTCCGGCCCCTCAACATCATGAACACAGGGAAAAACGTGACGCTGCTGTTGTCACCACCACTGTTGAGACTAATGTTAACGTTGTTGTTGGAACTAGCGGTGCTGCTGAGGAGGCTGTTAACGATGCCGCCTCAGTCGCCGCCTCGTCCGCCACTACTACTGCCACTACAAGTACTAGTAGTACTTCCACCTCCACATCTACTGACTCTTCGTCTACATCTTCTGGCTCTGCTAAAGGTCTCAGTTATTCCCCATACAACAGTGACGGGTCATGTAAAGCACTCTCTGACGTCAAGACCGATTTGGCAAATTTGACTGATTACTCCATTATAAGGCTTTATGGTGTTGATTGTCAACAAGTAGAAAACGTTCTACAAGCCAAACAATCCTCTCAAAAGCTTTTCTTAGGTATTTACTACATGGATGCCATTGAAAGTGGTGTTTCTACTATCCAATCTGCTATTGAATCTTACGGTTCATGGGATGACGTTTATACAGTCTCTATCGGTAACGAACTAGTAAACAGCGGTAGTGCCACTGCATCTCAAATTGAAGGCTATGTTAACTCCGGTAAGACAGCTCTAACTGCTGCAGGTTACACTGGTCCCGTAGTATCTGTCGATACATTCACAGCTGTAATTGATAACACTGAATTATGTAACTATTCCGACTACATCGCTGTTAACGCTCACGCATATTTCGATTACTATACAGCTGCTGCAGATGCTGGCACCTGGTTGAAGACTCAAATCTCTAGGGTTTCTGATGCCTGTGGTGGCAACAAGACTGTGCTAATCACTGAATCTGGGTGGCCATCTCAAGGTGAAACTTATGGTTCTGCAGTTCCATCAAAGGCCAATCAAGAAGCTGCTATTTCGTCGATTAAAAGCAATTGTGGTGATTCTACCATTCTGTTCACAGCCTATAACGATTTATGGAAGGCTGACGGATCTTATGGTGTAGAAAAATGGTGGGGTGTTTACTCTAGAGATTAG
- the FKS3 gene encoding putative 1,3-beta-D-glucan synthase (similar to Saccharomyces cerevisiae FKS3 (YMR306W); ancestral locus Anc_5.14) translates to MEYNSPRVSLTELEYPAWCQDDEVPVTKLEIQDIFDDLAAKFGFQQSSKENMYHHLMAQLDSRASRTNSTNALVSLHVSYIGGEQANFRKWYFAAQLDLDEEIGFQNMKLHGKSKQRNFKFAKKRGISIKQQMEDWKRREQEFINTHPKITLTQQQLKNETSLKTADYKWKLKMKQLSPWQMVRQLALYLLCWGEANQIRFTPECLCFIFKCALDYDTVTLVNPELQVEMPEYSYLNNVITPLYDFLRCQVYRKNSKGKWVRRGNDHRNIIGYDDLNQLFWYPEGIEKISLHSGERLVDKPLPERYLHLRDVKWSKVFYKTYRETRSWMHCFTNFNRFWIIHFAPFWFFTSFNAPTLYTKNYVQLLNNQPTPQARLSVMAFGGTITCIVQILATLFEWKFVPREWPGAQHLSTRMFGLLICFIINFAPSIYVLGLFDLDVHSKSAYIISIIQLIIAIMTTLLFAARPLGGLFGSYLNKNRKKRRYISSQTFTASFPKLTGRSKWFSYGLWIFVFLAKFIESYFFLTLSLRDPIRVLSIMDMSRCQGDEILGKLLCKWQPKITLLLMLLSDLGLFFLDTYLWYIICNCIFSIILSFSLGTSIFSPWKNIYSRLPKRIYSKILATSEMDIKFKSKLLISQIWNAIIISMYREHLLSIEHVQKLLYQQVDSMLMETKALRSPTFFVAQDDSTYKSMEFFPSNSEAKRRISFFAQSLSTPIAEPIPVECMPTFTVLVPHYSEKILLSLREIIKEESSKSRITILEYLKQLHPTEWNCFVRDTKLLNQERNSSSRVFKANMLSLDDEKFDAEEKIIDERYNESSKVYSKSIFEEEGEEADHLIREKISDLPYNLFGFSSSESSYTLRTRIWASLRTQTLYRTISGFMNYAKALKLLYRIENPSMVQLYGHNFEAIENDLENMASRKFRMLVAMQRYTSFTTEEKEATELFLRAYPSIHISYLMVEQQPDGQDPIYYSCLTNGMAEVDEETKLRKPIFKIRLSGNPILGDGKSDNQNHSIIFYRGEYIQVIDANQDNYLEECLKIRSILSEFEELDIGSTIPYIPGIEYEEEPSPVAILGAREYIFSENIGVLGDIAAGKEQTFGTLFARTLAEIGGKLHYGHPDFINAIFMTTRGGLSKAQRGLHLNEDIYAGMNAMCRGGRIKHSDYYQCGKGRDLGFGSILNFTTKIGAGMGEQLLSREYYYLGTQLPIDRFLSFFYAHPGFHLNNLFISMSLQLFFLLIVNLGSLNHEVIQCYHEKHSLITDLQHPIGCYNIQPALHWVSIFVLSIFIVFFIAFAPLLIQELLEKGVLKAAKRFFHHILSMAPLFEVFVCQVYSNSLLTDITFGGAKYISTGRGFAITRIDFAMLYSRYVIISIYTGVEIFLMLVFATASMWQPALLWFWITVVSLCFAPFIFNPHQFAFTEFFIDYRNYIRWLSSGNSEYKKESWATYIKTSRARYTGYKRKVITDNSERDTDDVHRTRFWNVLFSELFLPLFVFAFCFSAYSFTNAQTGVTRAKLTNSIFRLVIVTLLPIIFNTIVLIVFFCLSIFSGPLLLCFKNNTGSVIAFLAHGLSVTIYLITFELMWILESWNFTRTLILMITSINLHIVLFNIVTIIFLTKEFRNNKSHIAWWTGKWYNTGMGWHVISQPLREFLVKIMEMSYFAGDFFLGHFLLYMQTPILFIPLIDRWHSMVLFWLKPAAITSSTRIFSRKQKRLRNSIIRKYFLLYMLILIILVSSLVLPILATRFIPDPRALARDTPAFSIIQPNKQKNNDTGPNAPSTILVTTPPFTPFKTVR, encoded by the coding sequence ATGGAGTACAACAGTCCCAGAGTGTCGCTAACGGAGTTGGAATATCCAGCCTGGTGCCAGGATGATGAGGTTCCTGTAACGAAGCTCGAAATCCAAGACATATTTGATGACCTGGCGGCTAAATTTGGATTCCAGcaatcttcaaaagaaaacatgTACCATCATTTGATGGCACAACTGGATTCAAGGGCAAGTAGGACGAACTCAACTAATGCGCTGGTGTCACTTCATGTATCGTATATTGGTGGAGAACAAGCcaatttcagaaaatggTATTTTGCCGCTCAATTAGAtcttgatgaagaaatagGATTCCAAAACATGAAACTACATGGTAAATCAAAACAGAGAAACTTCAAATTTGCAAAAAAGAGGGGGATTTCGATTAAACAACAGATGGAAGATTGGAAACGTCGTGAGCAAGAGTTCATTAATACCCATCCAAAAATTACTTTGACTCAgcaacaattgaaaaatgaaactagTCTGAAAACGGCGGATTATAAatggaaattgaaaatgaaacagCTGAGTCCATGGCAAATGGTAAGACAACTAGCACTATACCTTTTATGCTGGGGAGAAGCAAATCAAATAAGGTTTACACCAGAATGTTTGTGCTTTATATTTAAATGTGCATTGGATTATGATACTGTCACACTAGTAAATCCTGAATTACAGGTTGAAATGCCAGAATACAGCTATTTAAACAATGTCATTACACCTCTTTATGATTTTTTAAGGTGTCAAGTCTACAGAAAAAATTCTAAAGGTAAATGGGTGAGAAGAGGTAACGACCATAGAAATATTATCGGATACGACGACCTGAATCAATTGTTCTGGTATCCAGaaggtattgaaaaaatttctctgcATTCTGGAGAAAGGTTGGTCGATAAACCACTGCCTGAAAGATATTTGCATTTAAGAGACGTCAAATGGTCAAAGGTTTTCTATAAAACTTATAGAGAAACAAGAAGTTGGATGCACTGTTTCACAAACTTTAATAGATTTTGGATTATACATTTTGCACCTTTTTGGTTCTTCACATCTTTCAATGCACCAACTTTATATACTAAAAACTACGTTCAATTATTAAACAACCAACCAACACCACAGGCAAGACTATCAGTTATGGCCTTTGGAGGTACCATTACCTGCATTGTTCAAATATTAGCAACTCTATTCGAATGGAAGTTTGTACCAAGAGAATGGCCTGGTGCTCAGCATTTATCAACTAGAATGTTTGGCCTACTAATTTgttttatcattaattttgcGCCATCAATATATGTCCTTGGGCTATTTGACTTGGATGTTCATTCAAAATCGGCATATATCATATCAATAATACAATTGATTATTGCTATAATGACAACGTTGCTCTTTGCGGCTAGACCTCTTGGTGGGCTTTTTGGGTCATATcttaataaaaatagaaaaaaaagaagatacaTTTCTTCACAAACATTTACAGCATCTTTTCCTAAATTAACCGGTAGGAGTAAATGGTTTTCATATGGGTTATGGATTTTCGTTTTTTTAGCTAAATTTATCGAAtcttatttctttctcacTCTTTCACTGAGAGACCCCATCAGagttctttcaataatggaTATGTCAAGATGCCAAGGTGATGAAATATTGGGCAAACTACTTTGTAAATGGCAACCAAAGATTACTCTTTTATTAATGCTGTTATCAGATTTAGgtctattttttttagaCACCTATCTGTGGTACATTATTTGCAATTGTATATTTTCCATTATTCTGTCATTTTCCTTGGGGACTTCAATATTTAGTCcatggaaaaatatatattctagGTTGCCTAAAAGAATCTactcaaaaattttggccACCTCTGAAATGGATATTAAGTTCAAATCTAAGTTGTTGATCTCACAGATATGGAATGcgataataatttcaatgtatAGAGAACATCTACTTTCCATCGAAcatgttcaaaaattattatacCAACAAGTTGATTCAATGTTGATGGAAACAAAGGCTTTGAGGTCCCCAACATTTTTTGTGGCACAAGATGATTCAACTTATAAGTCAATGGAGTTTTTCCCTTCAAACTCTGAAgccaaaagaagaatatctttttttgccCAATCTTTATCAACCCCAATCGCTGAGCCTATTCCTGTAGAATGCATGCCAACATTTACAGTTTTAGTGCCACACTACTCTGAAAAAATTCTACTTAGTTTAAGGGAAATAATCAAGGAAGAATCATCCAAAAGCCGTATTACAATTttagaatatttaaaaCAGTTACATCCAACAGAGTGGAATTGCTTTGTCCGCGAcacaaaattattaaatcaGGAAAgaaattcttcttcgaGAGTTTTCAAAGCAAACATGCTTTCGTTGGATGACGAGAAGTTTGATGCTgaggaaaaaattattgatgaaagatATAATGAATCTTCTAAGgtatattcaaaatcaattttcgAAGAAGAGGGCGAAGAAGCTGACCACCTcattagagaaaaaattagtGACCTGCCATATAATTTATTCGGATTTAGTTCTTCTGAATCCTCTTATACTCTAAGGACAAGGATATGGGCATCACTTAGAACGCAAACCTTGTATAGAACTATTTCTGGGTTTATGAATTACGCAAAGGCATTGAAACTGCTTTACAGAATCGAAAATCCATCAATGGTTCAACTGTACGGTCATAATTTCGAAGCCATCGAAAATGACTTAGAAAACATGGCATCCAGAAAATTCAGGATGCTTGTTGCAATGCAGCGTTATACAAGTTTTACTacagaagagaaagaagcaACTGAATTGTTTTTACGAGCATATCCTTCAATTCAtatttcatatttgatGGTAGAACAGCAACCAGATGGTCAAGATCCGATATATTATTCCTGTCTAACGAATGGGATGGCTGAAGTGGATGAAGAAACAAAGCTACGCAAGccaatcttcaaaattcgTTTGTCAGGAAATCCTATTTTGGGTGATGGCAAATCGGACAACcaaaatcattcaataatcttttatAGAGGAGAATATATCCAAGTTATTGACGCCAATCAAGATAATTATTTAGAAGAATGCTTGAAGATTCGTTCTATTTTGAGTGAATTCGAGGAACTAGATATAGGAAGTACAATTCCATATATTCCAGGAATTGAGTATGAAGAAGAGCCTTCTCCGGTAGCAATATTGGGTGCCCGAGAATATATCTTTTCGGAAAATATTGGTGTTCTAGGTGATATCGCCGCTGGTAAAGAGCAAACGTTTGGCACTCTATTCGCTAGGACTCTCGCTGAAATAGGTGGGAAATTACACTATGGTCATCCAGATTTTATCAATGCAATATTTATGACAACAAGAGGGGGCCTTTCAAAGGCACAGAGAGGTCTACatttaaatgaagatatttatGCAGGTATGAATGCGATGTGCCGAGGCGGTAGAATAAAGCATAGTGACTACTATCAATGTGGTAAAGGCAGAGACTTGGGATTCGGATCAATTCTGAATTTTACTACAAAAATTGGTGCTGGTATGGGCGAACAATTATTATCAAGAgagtattattatttagGGACACAACTCCCCATCGATAGatttttatctttcttttacGCTCACCCCGGTTTTCATCTGAATAACCTCTTTATATCCATGTCACTACAgttatttttcttgctgATTGTTAATTTGGGATCTCTTAATCATGAAGTAATCCAATGCTATCATGAAAAACACAGCTTGATTACGGATTTGCAACATCCGATAGGTTGCTATAATATCCAGCCGGCCCTACATTGGGTCTCCATTTTTGTACTTTCAATATTCATTGTCTTCTTTATTGCTTTTGCACCTCTACTGATACAAGAGCTGCTAGAGAAAGGTGTTCTTAAAGCAGCAAAACGCTTCTTCCACCACATACTTTCTATGGCACCTCTCTTCGAAGTATTTGTGTGCCAAGTCtattctaattcattattgacTGATATAACATTCGGAGGGGCTAAATATATATCTACTGGTAGAGGTTTTGCAATCACAAGAATTGATTTTGCTATGCTATATTCTAGATATGTTATCATTTCAATCTATACAGGcgttgaaattttcttaatgCTTGTATTTGCAACGGCTTCTATGTGGCAGCCAGCTCTACTCTGGTTTTGGATAACTGTTGTTTCACTATGTTTTGCTCCATTTATATTCAACCCTCATCAGTTCGCATTTACTGAATTCTTTATAGACTACAGAAATTACATTCGTTGGTTATCTTCTGGAAATTCagaatataaaaaggaatCTTGGGCAACTTATATTAAAACATCAAGGGCAAGATATACTGGTTACAAACGGAAGGTTATCACAGATAATTCAGAAAGGGACACTGATGATGTACACAGGACACGATTTTGGAATGTATTATTTTCTGAGCTCTTTTTGCCGCTGTTTGTATTCGCGTTCTGCTTTTCAGCGTATTCATTTACTAATGCTCAAACTGGTGTCACTAGAGCAAAATTGACTAACTCGATATTCCGATTGGTTATTGTAACGCTCTTGccaataatattcaatacTATTGTGCTTATAGTGTTCTTCTGTCTTTCGATATTTAGTGGGCCATTGTTGTTATGTTTTAAAAACAATACAGGATCTGTCATCGCATTCTTGGCACATGGATTATCGGTAACAATCTATTTGATAACGTTTGAACTTATGTGGATACTTGAAAGTTGGAATTTTACGCGGACTTTAATACTTATGATTACTTCCATTAATTTACATATTGTTTTATTCAACATAGTGaccataatttttttaacaaaagaatttaGAAATAACAAATCACACATAGCGTGGTGGACCGGCAAATGGTATAACACAGGTATGGGATGGCACGTTATCTCCCAGCCACTAAGAGAATTTTTAGTTAAGATCATGGAAATGTCATATTTTGCTggagatttttttttaggTCATTTTCTACTCTACATGCAGACTCCGATACTCTTTATTCCATTAATAGATCGTTGGCATTCTATGGTGTTATTCTGGTTGAAACCAGCGGCTATAACTTCAAGCACTAGAATTTTCAGTAGAAAACAGAAAAGACTTCGGAACAGTATTATAAGAAAGTATTTTCTCCTGTATATGTTGATTTTAATCATTTTAGTCAGTTCCTTAGTTCTACCAATACTAGCTACAAGATTCATTCCTGATCCAAGGGCTTTAGCAAGAGATACTCCAGCTTTTTCCATAATCCAACCGAATaagcaaaaaaataacgatACAGGACCTAACGCACCTTCTACTATTTTGGTAACCACCCCGCCGTTTACCCCATTTAAAACAGTCAGATAG
- the GAS1 gene encoding 1,3-beta-glucanosyltransferase GAS1 (similar to Saccharomyces cerevisiae GAS1 (YMR307W); ancestral locus Anc_5.13), with protein sequence MLLKTLSLLTSGLVLANQVIADDLPAIEISGNKFFYSNNGSQFYIRGVAYQADTANSTSGSTINDPLADYDTCSRDIPYLQQLDTNVIRVYAVNTSLDHSECMQALNDAGIYVIADLSEPANSINRASPSWTVDMFDRYKEVVDMFSNYTNVLGFFAGNEVTNNYTNSDASAFVKAAVRDTKQYISDQGYRSIPVGYSSNDDADTRVFIADYFACGDDDVKADFYGINMYEWCGSSTFKTSGYSDRTQEFKNLSIPLFFSEYGCNEVTPRQFTEVQALYGSDMTDVWSGGIVYMYFEETNNYGLVSIDDGDVKTLSDFNNYSKKIHSISPTSTNSASYTPSSTSLSCPTEYKYWKASTDLPPTPDNNLCSCMNAASSCVVADSVDSDNYADLFDYVCGVISCDGISVNGTSGEYGAYSFCSSKEQLNFVLNLYYESEGGSSSACDFSGSATLQSATTQAGCSSALKEIGSIGTNSATDSATFVSGGSAAKTSSASSSEASSKSSGSSSSSSSSASATSTKSSSAQANFRVNLAQVILSCVVSVSVAAGVSFALI encoded by the coding sequence ATGTTACTCAAAACTCTAAGTTTGCTAACTTCTGGTCTTGTTTTAGCCAACCAAGTGATTGCTGACGACCTTCCAGCCATTGAAATCAGTGGTAACAAATTCTTCTACTCTAATAACGGTTCACAATTTTATATCAGAGGTGTTGCTTACCAAGCTGATACAGCCAATAGTACGTCCGGTAGTACTATCAACGATCCATTAGCTGATTATGATACTTGTTCTAGAGATATTCCATACTTACAACAATTAGACACTAATGTTATTCGTGTGTACGCAGTTAATACTTCTTTAGACCATAGCGAATGTATGCAAGCTTTGAATGATGCCGGTATCTACGTTATTGCCGATTTATCTGAGCCAGCAAACTCTATTAACAGGGCCAGTCCATCTTGGACCGTTGACATGTTCGACCGTTACAAGGAAGTTGTTGACATGTTCTCGAACTACACAAACGTCTTAGGTTTCTTCGCTGGTAATGAGGTCACCAACAATTACACGAATTCTGATGCTTCTGCTTTCGTCAAGGCTGCCGTTAGAGATACTAAACAGTACATCAGCGATCAAGGTTACAGATCTATTCCTGTTGGCTACTCTTCTAACGATGACGCTGACACCAGAGTCTTCATCGCCGATTACTTCGCTTGCGGTGATGACGATGTCAAGGCTGATTTCTACGGTATTAACATGTACGAATGGTGTGGTAGTTCCACTTTCAAGACTTCTGGTTACTCTGACAGAACTCAAGAGTTTAAAAACTTAAGTATTccacttttcttttccgAATATGGTTGTAACGAAGTCACACCAAGACAATTCACTGAAGTTCAAGCTCTTTATGGTAGTGACATGACCGACGTCTGGTCCGGTGGTATCGTTTATATGTACTTCGAAGAAACAAACAACTACGGTTTAGTCAGTATCGATGATGGCGACGTTAAAACGTTAAGTGATTTCAACAATTAttctaaaaaaattcaCAGTATCTCTCCAACTTCTACTAACTCTGCCTCTTACACTCCATCTTCAACTTCCTTAAGCTGCCCAACTGAATATAAATACTGGAAAGCCTCTACCGACTTACCACCAACTCCAGATAACAATTTGTGTTCATGTATGAACGCTGCTAGCTCCTGTGTTGTTGCTGATAGTGTTGATTCTGATAACTACGCCGATCTGTTCGATTACGTTTGTGGTGTCATCTCTTGTGACGGAATTTCTGTCAATGGTACCAGTGGTGAATATGGTGCTTACTCCTTTTGTTCTTCCAAAGAACAATTAAACTTCGTCTTAAACTTATACTACGAATCAGAAGGTGGTTCTTCCTCCGCTTGTGACTTCAGTGGTTCTGCTACTCTTCAATCCGCTACCACTCAAGCCGGTTGCTCCTCTGCTTTGAAGGAAATTGGTAGTATTGGTACCAACTCAGCAACCGATTCAGCTACTTTCGTTTCTGGCGGCTCTGCTGCTAAGACTAGTTCTGCTAGCTCATCTGAAGCAAGCAGCAAAAGCAGtggttcttcttcttcttcttcttcttctgcatCTGCTACTAGCACCAAGTCGAGTTCTGCTCAGGCAAACTTCAGAGTTAACCTAGCTCAAGTTATTTTATCATGTGTGGTTAGTGTTTCCGTTGCAGCTGGTGTTTCTTTCGCTTTAATCTGA